From Spirosoma aerolatum, one genomic window encodes:
- a CDS encoding methyltransferase domain-containing protein yields the protein MPLDTSHRTSQEEALDDFDLAGTDLRDALDKIAVINRWLGGNKITLDGIHYLRQYCPSTTPLTIIDIGCGNGDMCRAIADYANHERLKINILGIDANPDTIAHAQLCSKNYPTISYAVQNVFDKRFASLQYDIAVCTLTLHHFSDADILSLMALLANKARLGIVINDLHRSALAYRLFQLICFVFQLNDLSREDGLISILRGFKKNELENYSRQLQLANYRIRWKWAFRYQWIIKNLCQ from the coding sequence ATGCCCTTAGATACCTCACACCGTACGAGTCAGGAAGAAGCGCTGGACGATTTTGACCTGGCGGGCACTGATTTGCGCGACGCACTAGATAAAATTGCAGTCATCAATCGGTGGTTGGGCGGTAATAAAATTACGCTTGATGGTATTCACTATTTACGTCAATACTGCCCCTCAACTACACCACTGACCATTATCGACATTGGTTGTGGCAACGGGGATATGTGCCGGGCCATTGCTGATTACGCCAACCATGAAAGGCTGAAAATCAATATCTTGGGCATCGATGCGAACCCCGACACCATTGCTCATGCGCAGCTCTGCTCCAAAAATTACCCGACCATTTCGTATGCCGTTCAGAATGTGTTCGACAAGAGGTTCGCCAGCCTCCAATACGATATTGCCGTATGTACCCTGACGTTACATCATTTTTCGGATGCCGACATTCTCTCACTAATGGCCTTGCTGGCAAACAAAGCCCGGTTGGGTATCGTTATAAATGATTTGCACCGGAGTGCGCTGGCCTATCGATTGTTCCAACTGATTTGCTTCGTTTTCCAGCTCAACGATCTTTCAAGAGAAGATGGACTCATTTCCATTTTACGAGGTTTTAAAAAAAACGAGTTGGAAAATTATTCCCGGCAACTTCAGCTAGCCAATTACCGTATTCGCTGGAAATGGGCTTTTCGCTATCAATGGATTATTAAAAACCTATGTCAGTAA
- a CDS encoding NAD(P)/FAD-dependent oxidoreductase, whose protein sequence is MLPDADIVIIGGGLAGLTAGIHLARHNLRVILFEKQAYPHHKVCGEYVSNEVLPYLHQLGISVDELNPARISHFSISTVSGSTIESDLPLGGFSVSRYALDSHLAQKAIQSGVTIIQDEVKRVSLQKTTDAFTIETASGNVFQAKIAIGAYGKRSLLDKQLNRAFIQKESPWLGVKAHYKADFPEGLVSLHNFHGGYCGLCQVENGLVNACYLATYESFKSHKNIDTFQRQVLSQNPHLAHFFSNAELAFDKPLVISQISFAPKQPVDTHLLMCGDTAGLIHPLCGNGMAMAIHSAKLVSERIIAYFDRQLKDRAALEKSYALAWRNEFTNRLTAGRLLQSVLQHPLATSVMLKSLQLTPSLLPLIIKQTHGKLMDNG, encoded by the coding sequence ATGCTACCCGATGCCGACATAGTGATTATTGGTGGTGGTCTGGCGGGATTGACAGCGGGCATTCATCTGGCCCGGCATAACCTGCGTGTGATCTTGTTTGAGAAACAGGCATACCCGCATCATAAGGTTTGTGGCGAATACGTATCCAACGAAGTACTACCTTATCTACACCAGTTGGGCATCTCGGTGGATGAATTAAATCCGGCACGAATCAGTCATTTTTCAATCAGTACCGTATCGGGCAGTACGATTGAGAGCGATTTACCTTTAGGCGGCTTTTCGGTAAGTCGGTATGCATTGGATAGTCACCTGGCCCAAAAAGCTATTCAGTCGGGTGTAACGATCATTCAGGACGAAGTAAAACGCGTTTCTCTTCAGAAGACTACGGATGCATTTACCATCGAAACAGCTTCGGGCAACGTTTTCCAGGCCAAAATCGCTATTGGGGCCTATGGGAAGCGGTCATTGCTGGACAAACAATTAAACCGGGCCTTTATCCAAAAAGAGTCGCCCTGGCTGGGTGTAAAAGCCCACTACAAAGCTGATTTCCCGGAAGGACTGGTATCGTTGCATAACTTTCATGGTGGATACTGTGGGCTATGTCAGGTCGAAAACGGCCTTGTCAATGCCTGTTATCTGGCTACCTACGAGAGTTTTAAATCCCATAAAAACATCGACACGTTTCAACGTCAGGTCCTGTCGCAGAATCCGCACTTAGCCCATTTCTTTTCAAACGCCGAACTCGCCTTCGACAAACCATTGGTTATCAGCCAGATTTCATTTGCACCCAAACAACCTGTCGACACTCATCTATTAATGTGCGGTGATACCGCCGGGCTTATTCATCCTTTGTGCGGCAACGGTATGGCTATGGCAATTCATAGTGCTAAATTGGTATCGGAACGGATTATTGCTTATTTTGATAGGCAACTAAAAGACCGAGCAGCTCTGGAAAAAAGTTATGCTCTTGCCTGGCGAAACGAGTTTACCAATCGATTAACCGCCGGGCGGCTTTTGCAATCCGTTTTGCAACATCCCCTGGCTACATCAGTTATGCTAAAAAGCCTGCAACTGACACCCAGCCTTTTGCCATTGATCATTAAACAAACCCATGGGAAATTAATGGATAATGGGTAA